From Paenibacillus sp. PK3_47, the proteins below share one genomic window:
- a CDS encoding DUF2264 domain-containing protein: protein MKMPNNTTTINSSIADNPLKTRQDLAAALEQLTDPLWPLYSDGGARLTAGNTGAGYPASTAAMEGFSRVLWGLVPLLAGGGKTAHWDLILDGIRHGTDPSHEEYWGDVRDYDQRLVEMAVFGFALAAIPDKLWEPLVPQEQENLYNWLNQINAHPCHDCNWLFFNVLVNAGFSKIGRPYDKPQMERNLDRMDAFHLEDGWYSDGVGGHSDYYGPFAIHYYSLLYARLMEQEDPERSQLYKERAREFAPGFLAWFAPGGSALPYGRSMAYRFAQSAFWSAFAYAGLTTDTLTPGVVKGIVLRNLRWWFSQPIFDARGVLTIGYAYPSLVMAESYNAPGSPYWALKAFLPLALGDGHPFWQEDELPLPEIPAVMVQQAPHLVMVREEAAGHVAAFNSGHLSSNEHTHTSAKYEKFVYSTGFGFSVPRAEWGLSQGAFDSMLALSEGGDNLYRVRRRNAETAIEDNVLHAVWNPWRDVEVRSWIIAGLPWHIRLHRIAAGRPLDIAEGGFALGQEEELGRVLEAAGMAASTEWGTSAIKSLFGGWKGELVWPNANTNLLRPRTVLPTLTASLAPGVHWLASAVYGSPLSGSEPGPADLNAAAAAVLQQSPAELLNVTIREGNVSIITHTGKEKVILLD from the coding sequence ATGAAGATGCCCAATAACACAACAACAATCAATTCGTCCATCGCAGATAACCCCTTGAAGACCCGGCAGGACCTGGCCGCAGCGCTTGAACAGCTGACGGATCCGCTTTGGCCGTTATACAGTGACGGAGGCGCACGCCTGACAGCAGGAAATACCGGAGCAGGTTACCCGGCTTCAACCGCAGCAATGGAGGGTTTTTCCCGTGTGCTGTGGGGACTGGTGCCGCTGCTTGCCGGGGGCGGAAAGACAGCTCACTGGGATCTTATACTGGACGGCATCCGGCACGGCACCGATCCTTCCCATGAAGAGTACTGGGGGGACGTGCGGGATTACGACCAGCGCCTGGTCGAGATGGCTGTTTTTGGATTCGCACTGGCGGCTATCCCGGATAAACTTTGGGAACCGCTTGTCCCTCAGGAACAGGAGAACCTGTACAACTGGCTGAATCAAATCAATGCTCATCCCTGCCATGACTGCAACTGGCTGTTCTTCAATGTGCTGGTCAATGCAGGCTTCAGCAAAATCGGCCGTCCTTACGATAAACCGCAGATGGAGCGCAATTTGGACCGGATGGATGCCTTCCATCTGGAAGATGGCTGGTACAGTGACGGGGTGGGAGGGCACAGCGATTATTACGGACCGTTTGCCATTCATTACTACAGCCTGCTCTATGCCAGACTGATGGAACAAGAGGACCCGGAACGCTCGCAGTTGTACAAGGAACGGGCCCGGGAGTTTGCCCCAGGCTTCCTGGCCTGGTTCGCGCCGGGTGGTTCCGCGCTGCCGTACGGCCGCAGCATGGCCTACCGCTTTGCGCAGTCCGCGTTTTGGAGCGCCTTTGCTTATGCGGGACTTACGACCGATACCTTGACCCCGGGAGTGGTGAAGGGAATTGTCCTGCGCAATCTGCGCTGGTGGTTCAGCCAGCCGATTTTCGATGCCCGGGGTGTTCTTACCATTGGTTATGCTTACCCCAGCCTGGTGATGGCAGAGAGCTACAATGCTCCCGGTTCTCCTTACTGGGCGCTGAAGGCTTTTCTGCCGCTGGCACTCGGCGATGGACATCCGTTCTGGCAGGAGGATGAATTGCCGCTTCCGGAGATCCCGGCGGTTATGGTTCAGCAGGCACCGCATCTTGTTATGGTGCGCGAGGAGGCTGCGGGCCATGTGGCAGCCTTCAACAGCGGCCATTTGTCCTCTAACGAGCATACCCACACCTCTGCCAAATATGAGAAATTCGTCTATTCGACCGGCTTCGGCTTCAGCGTCCCGAGGGCGGAATGGGGACTGTCCCAAGGGGCGTTTGACTCCATGCTCGCTCTAAGCGAAGGCGGAGACAATCTGTACCGGGTCAGACGGCGGAATGCAGAGACTGCCATTGAAGACAATGTGCTGCATGCGGTCTGGAACCCTTGGAGAGATGTCGAGGTCCGGAGCTGGATCATCGCCGGACTGCCCTGGCATATCCGGCTGCACCGGATCGCCGCAGGCCGGCCGCTCGATATTGCGGAGGGCGGATTTGCACTCGGCCAGGAGGAGGAACTGGGGAGAGTGCTGGAAGCTGCCGGTATGGCGGCGTCCACGGAATGGGGTACCAGCGCCATTAAAAGCCTGTTCGGCGGCTGGAAGGGCGAGCTCGTCTGGCCCAACGCCAACACGAATCTGCTGCGTCCCCGCACAGTCCTGCCTACGCTCACGGCTTCGCTTGCGCCCGGTGTCCACTGGCTGGCATCAGCCGTCTACGGATCACCTTTATCCGGTTCTGAGCCAGGCCCGGCTGATCTCAATGCAGCTGCTGCTGCGGTGCTGCAGCAATCACCGGCAGAGCTGCTGAATGTGACCATCCGCGAAGGAAATGTAAGCATTATCACTCATACCGGAAAAGAAAAGGTGATTTTGCTGGATTAG
- a CDS encoding glycoside hydrolase family 88 protein gives MNQLANTAWVEEAWKKALEKTVVNSERIGAEFPHASQGGKYVLEGANWWTAGFWPGMLWQFYAESGEEGLKNVAERCEERLDEVLDGYLRLDHDLGFMWTLTSVANYKLTGREASRTRALKAANYLSARFNLKGGYIRAWNPWREGENNSGVAIIDCCMNTSLLYWASAETGDPRYRHIADAHMDTVLAHFIRPDGSVYHIVNFDPDTGEVKEKLGGQGYAPESAWSRGAAWAIYGLTLAFHHTGKREYLHAAQRVAHFFLTRLPEDHVPNWDFRAPDEIRDIRDTSAGSCAASGLLLMAQLVEASESHVYRDGALKIMESLYRNYGTWDQPDEQGLLLHGTSNYPENRNIDVPLIYGDFFYVEALARLKEAGPFYWE, from the coding sequence ATGAATCAATTGGCAAATACAGCTTGGGTGGAAGAAGCCTGGAAGAAGGCGCTGGAAAAAACAGTGGTAAACAGCGAAAGAATCGGTGCTGAGTTTCCTCACGCCAGTCAAGGAGGCAAATATGTACTGGAAGGGGCCAACTGGTGGACCGCAGGTTTTTGGCCCGGCATGCTGTGGCAGTTCTATGCGGAGAGCGGGGAAGAAGGGCTGAAGAACGTTGCCGAGCGCTGCGAGGAGCGCCTGGATGAGGTGCTCGACGGTTACCTCAGGCTGGATCATGATCTGGGCTTTATGTGGACACTGACAAGTGTGGCCAACTACAAGCTGACAGGACGCGAAGCATCGCGGACCCGGGCGCTGAAAGCAGCCAACTACCTGTCCGCCCGCTTTAACCTGAAAGGCGGCTACATCCGGGCCTGGAATCCCTGGCGCGAGGGAGAGAACAACAGCGGGGTAGCGATTATCGACTGCTGCATGAATACAAGCCTGCTGTATTGGGCCTCTGCAGAGACCGGAGACCCGCGCTACCGCCATATTGCAGATGCGCATATGGATACCGTCCTGGCACATTTTATCCGGCCGGACGGCTCTGTGTACCATATTGTCAACTTCGATCCGGATACTGGAGAAGTAAAGGAAAAGCTCGGCGGGCAGGGGTATGCACCGGAATCCGCATGGTCGCGCGGCGCCGCCTGGGCCATCTACGGCCTGACGCTTGCCTTTCATCATACAGGCAAGAGGGAATATCTTCATGCTGCCCAGCGGGTTGCGCATTTCTTTTTGACCCGGCTGCCTGAAGATCATGTTCCGAATTGGGACTTCCGCGCACCTGACGAAATCCGTGACATCCGTGATACCTCTGCCGGCTCTTGTGCGGCAAGCGGTTTGCTGCTGATGGCTCAGCTGGTAGAAGCTTCGGAGTCACATGTCTACCGCGACGGTGCGCTGAAAATCATGGAATCCCTGTACCGGAATTACGGTACCTGGGACCAGCCGGACGAGCAAGGCCTGCTGCTTCACGGAACAAGCAACTATCCGGAGAACCGCAACATTGATGTTCCGCTGATTTACGGTGATTTCTTCTACGTCGAAGCACTGGCCCGGCTCAAGGAAGCCGGCCCGTTCTATTGGGAGTAG